The nucleotide window CACGCACTCCCCAGGGAAATTTCTTATATCTTAAAAAGCAGTGCTATGCACAGCTTATCACTTCTCTAACAGCGCGTTTATTTTCTCTTCCATTGTTTCGAGCTTGCGGCTGTGTTCAAGGTAGTCATCGGCCAGACTTAACGCCAGACAAGTGAGTAACTTCTCCCTGCTGACATCTTTTCCGCCCCGGATAAGCTCGCTGAATCTCTCTTCGAGCACATCCTTTGCGGCTATTATTCTTTCTTTATCCGCATCGGTCTTAAATGAAATTTCAAGTCCGAGTACGGGAATAGTATAACGGGGCATATTAATCCGGCGACTGTAATCCTCTAGAATTTATATAAATCCGACCTTCTGCTTTTACAGGGATCAGGATCCGAAACCCTTATTCGATGGTACCTTCAACTTTGTTCAGGAGAACTTCAATGCGACTGCGGACATCGTCCTTACGCTGTTTCTCCTGCTCAAGTTCCTCAAGAAGAAATGCATTCTCTTCTTCGAGTTGCTTAATTTT belongs to Marinifilum sp. JC120 and includes:
- a CDS encoding cell division protein ZapA — encoded protein: MPRYTIPVLGLEISFKTDADKERIIAAKDVLEERFSELIRGGKDVSREKLLTCLALSLADDYLEHSRKLETMEEKINALLEK